Proteins from one Ficedula albicollis isolate OC2 chromosome 3, FicAlb1.5, whole genome shotgun sequence genomic window:
- the THBS2 gene encoding thrombospondin-2 produces the protein MLKRRGLLWLAVLITLWLSSHAQDGDKEEETTFDLLQVSNINRKTIGAKVFRGPDPATPAYRFIRFDHIPPCKPEKLKKILKLIRQNEGFILSATLRQDRQSRGTVLALEGPGISERQFEIISNGRANTLDLIYWVDGFQNVISLEDVDLADSQWKNLTVQITGENYNLYVGCDLIDSFILEEPFYEQLKAESSRLYVAKGSTRENHFRGLLQNIQLIFDTSIEDVLRKKGCQRSQSTEVNTINESTEILHLSPAVTTEYVGEKPGKAEFCDRSCEELGSMFTELTGLRIVVNNLADNLQKVSEENQIMWELIGPNKTLKSQPVCWQDGRVFADNESWIVDSCTKCICQDSKIVCNQITCPAVSCADPVFVEGECCPVCSHSDDSEEGWSPWSDWTKCSVTCGSGTQMRGRSCDVTRSACTGPHIQTRMCSFKKCDHRIRQDGGWSHWSPWSSCSVTCGVGNITRIRLCNSPIPQMGGKNCVGNGRETEKCEKDPCPVNGQWGPWSPWSACTVTCGGGIRERSRLCNSPEPQYGGKPCVGDTKQHDMCNKKDCPIDGCLSNPCFPGAECNSYPDGSWSCGACPAGYLGNGTFCEDLDECIAVSDVCFKVNQVHRCVNTNPGFHCLPCPPRYKGSQPYGVGLEVAKTEKQVCEPENPCKDKTHSCHKSAECIYLGHFSDPMYKCECRTGYAGDGRICGEDSDLDGWPNNNLVCAANATYHCVKDNCPLLPNSGQEDFDKDGKGDACDEDDDNDGVEDDKDNCPLLFNPRQFDYDKDEVGDRCDNCPYVHNPAQIDTDNNGEGDSCAVDIDGDDIFNERDNCPYVYNTDQSDTDGDGVGDQCDNCPLMHNPDQTDADNDLVGDQCDNNEDIDEDGHQNNQDNCPYIPNANQADHDQDGKGDACDPDDDNDGVPDDRDNCRLRYNPDQEDSDGDGRGDICKDDFDNDNVPDIYDVCPENNAISETDFRKFQMVPLDPKGTAQIDPNWVIRHQGKELVQTANSDPGIAVGYDEFSSVDFSGTFYVNTDRDDDYAGFVFGYQSSSRFYVLMWKQVTQTYWEDKPTRAYGYSGVSLKVVNSTTGTGEHLRNALWHTGNTPGQVRTLWHDPKNIGWKDYTAYRWHLIHRPKTGLIKVLVYEGKQVMVDSGPIYDTTFAGGRLGLFVFSQEMVYFSDLKYECRDA, from the exons ACGCCGGCGTACCGCTTCATTCGGTTTGACCATATCCCTCCATGTAAGCCGGAGAAACTCAAAAAGATCCTAAAGCTGATACGGCAGAACGAGGGCTTTATCCTGTCGGCCACCCTGAGGCAGGACAGGCAGTCTAGAGGCACTGTCCTTGCCTTAGAGGGTCCTGGCATCAGTGAGAGGCAGTTTGAGATCATTTCCAATGGCCGGGCCAACACCCTGGACCTCATCTATTGGGTGGATGGCTTCCAGAACGTGATTTCCCTGGAAGACGTGGACCTTGCTGACTCACAGTGGAAGAACCTCACCGTGCAGATAACAGGGGAGAACTACAACCTCTATGTTGGCTGTGACCTTATTGACAGCTTCATCCTGGAGGAGCCTTTCTAtgagcagctgaaagcagagagcagcaggctgtATGTGGCAAAAGGGTCCACTCGGGAGAACCATTTCAGG GGTCTTTTGCAAAATATTCAGTTAATCTTTGATACTTCAATAGAGGATGTTCTGCGTAAGAAAGGATGCCAGAGAAGCCAGTCAA CTGAAGTGAACACCATCAATGAGAGCACTGAAATCCTTCACTTGAGCCCTGCTGTCACAACTGAGTACGTGGGTGAGAAACCAGGGAAGGCCGAGTTCTGTGACCGctcctgtgaggagctgggatcGATGTTCACAGAGCTCACCGGCCTGCGCATCGTGGTCAACAACTTGGCTGATAACCTCCAAAAAGTG TCTGAAGAGAACCAAATTATGTGGGAACTGATTGGGCCTAACAAAACACTGAAGAGCCAGCCAGTTTGCTGGCAGGATGGCCGTGTCTTTGCAGATAATGAAAGCTGGATTGTGGATAGCTGCACCAAGTGCATTTGCCAG GATTCCAAAATTGTGTGCAATCAAATCACCTGCCCAGCAGTCTCCTGTGCCGATCCAGTTTTTGTTGAAGGTGAATGCTGTCCAGTCTGCTCTCACT CTGATGACAGCGAGGAGGGCTGGTCACCGTGGTCAGACTGGACAAAGTGCTCAGTTACCTGTGGCTCTGGGACACAGATGCGAGGAAGGTCGTGTGATGTCACCAGGAGTGCTTGTACAGGCCCACACATCCAAACAAGGATGTGCAGCTTTAAGAAATGTGACCATCGCA TACGTCAGGATGGTGGCTGGAGTCACTGGTCTCCCTGGTCTTCCTGTTCAGTTACCTGTGGAGTGGGAAATATCACCCGCATCCGCCTCTGCAATTCTCCTATTCCCCAGATGGGTGGGAAAAACTGTGTGGGGAATGGGCGTGAAACAGAGAAGTGTGAGAAGGATCCATGTCCAG TGAATGGCCAGTGGGGTCCTTGGTCTCCGTGGTCTGCCTGCACTGTTACCTGTGGAGGAGGAATTCGTGAGAGGTCTCGCCTCTGTAACAGCCCAGAGCCACAGTATGGAGGAAAGCCATGTGTGGGAGATACCAAGCAACATGATATGTGCAATAAGAAGGACTGCCCAATTG ATGGGTGTTTGTCAAATCCTTGCTTTCCTGGAGCAGAATGCAACAGTTACCCAGATGGGTCTTGGTCATGTGGGGCATGCCCAGCAGGATACCTTGGCAATGGTACCTTCTGTGAGGATCTTGATGAG TGTATAGCTGTGTCAGATGTTTGCTTTAAAGTGAATCAGGTCCATCGCTGTGTGAACACAAATCCAGGTTTCCACTGCTTGCCGTGTCCTCCACGCTATAAAGGAAGTCAGCCCTATGGAGTAGGGCTTGAAGTTGCCAAGACAGAGAAGCAA GTCTGTGAACCTGAGAATCCATGCAAGGACAAGACACATAGCTGCCATAAGTCTGCAGAGTGCATCTATCTGGGCCATTTCAGTGATCCAATGTACAAATGTGAATGTAGGACAGGTTACGCTGGTGATGGACGCATCTGTGGTGAGGATTCAGATTTGGATGGCTGGCCTAATAATAACTTGGTCTGTGCTGCTAATGCAACATACCACTGTGTGAAG GATAATTGCCCCCTTCTGCCTAACTCTGGCCAAGAAGACTTTGATAAAGATGGCAAAGGAGATGCCTGTGATGAGGATGATGACAATGATGGTGTTGAAGATGACAAA gaCAATTGCCCTCTTCTGTTCAACCCTCGCCAGTTTGATTATGACAAGGATGAAGTTGGTGACCGCTGTGACAATTGCCCCTATGTGCACAACCCTGCTCAGATTGACACAGACAACAATGGGGAGGGTGACTCATGTGCTGTGGACATTGATGGAGATG acatttttaatgaaagagaTAATTGCCCTTACGTCTACAACACAGATCAGAGTGATACAGATGGTGATGGAGTTGGTGATCAGTGTGATAATTGTCCACTGATGCATAATCCAGACCAG ACTGATGCAGATAATGACCTGGTTGGTGACCAGTGTGACAATAATGAGGACATAGATGAAGATGGCCACCAGAACAACCAGGACAACTGCCCTTACATCCCCAATGCTAACCAGGCTGACCATGACCAGGATGGTAAAGGAGATGCCTGTGATCCTGATGATGACAATGATGGTGTCCCAGATGACAGGGACAACTGCCGCCTCAGATACAACCCTGACCAGGAGGACTCAGATG GTGATGGCAGAGGTGATATTTGCAAAGATGACTTTGACAATGACAACGTTCCAGATATTTATGATGTGTGCCCTGAAAACAATGCCATCAGTGAAACTGATTTCAGAAAGTTTCAGATGGTCCCTCTAGACCCCAAGGGAACAGCTCAGATTGATCCCAACTGGGTTATTCGCCACCAAGGCAAGGAATTGGTGCAGACTGCCAACTCTGATCCTGGAATAGCTGTAG GCTACGATGAGTTCAGCTCTGTTGACTTCAGCGGGACGTTCTACGTTAACACAGACCGTGACGATGACTATGCTGGCTTTGTGTTTGGCTACCAGTCCAGCAGCCGCTTTTACGTTCTCATGTGGAAGCAGGTCACTCAGACCTATTGGGAGGACAAACCCACCAGGGCTTATGGCTATTCTGGTGTGTCACTCAAAGTAGTGAATTCAACAACTGGTACTGGTGAGCACTTACGAAATGCTCTCTGGCACACAGGAAACACCCCTGGACAG GTGCGTACTTTGTGGCATGATCCCAAGAACATTGGCTGGAAAGATTATACTGCCTACAGGTGGCATTTGATTCATAGGCCTAAAACAGGATTAATAAa AGTTCTGGTTTATGAAGGGAAACAAGTCATGGTGGATTCTGGACCAATCTATGACACAACTTTTGCTGGTGGACGATTAGGTCTTTTTGTCTTCTCTCAAGAGATGGTCTATTTTTCTGACCTCAAATATGAATGCAGAG ATGCTTGA